GCTTGGAGGAGGCTGCCTTGAGTTTGGTCAAGATGAGTTGTGCCCCTAATCTCCGCTCTGTGGCAAAGGGCACAGCCGTGGCTTGGCTACTGGAAACCTCCAGCCCTTCGTGTGCATCTTTCCCTCTGAACCTCTGCCTGAGCCTGGCAGTCAGTCACAGAATAAAGGATGAGGATCACATCATTAGGTTTATTAATGCTCTGTTTGCCCTTTCGCTGTTGTAGGTGTTTAACCTGCAAAGAGTTGGTCAAGGTTAAGCAGTAGGTGAGAAGATGCCAGAGGCTTGATACACTGGGGCCAGCAGATAGCAGGACCTGCTTCCAGCATctgtccccaccccccctcccgcCCCTTTCACTTACACACACGCTGTCTCCTTCAGCTTTGCTAACTACCTGCAGTTTCAGACACACCGAGTGCTCTCAGCCCCAGGCCTTTGCTCAAACTCCTCCCCGAGataccctctccctcccccagttcAAGGCTCGCCTCTTGTGATGTAAGccctgagatttctttttttttcgtgcaaatatgctttatttctgtaatttagaAGAGAACTTTTGATTTAGGGAATGGGAGCTGTGTTTCAGTTCATACATATCGTCACACACTTCCCCAAGGGGGGGCAATTGACAGGCCACACGGGGGTCCGCACGGGGGTCCTGTTATATGACACCCTCATCCAGCTGGCCCTTGAGACTGGACCAGGTACCCTGCAGGACAGAAATGAACGATGGGCTGGCCACTGATCTTGCCTGGTGGTCATCCTCACCTTCATCCCAATCCAAAGCCTTGATTTCCGACACTGTGGAAGGTACGGGACTAGGAGAAAGGCCTGAGATTAAGATCCAAGATTACGTGTGCCTTGCAGTCTGGTAAAATCCAGAGGGCCTCAGATGTCGTAAGTGCCAGGCCCCTCTGCACCCTGCTTCCTCATATGAGGTCCCTCGACAAGCAGCCCTCCTGGTCTCTGGGACCAGCACGGTGCCTGCATACCCCTGAGGAGCCCTGTTCAGTTCCTGCCAGCCCTCAGAATTACTCGAACAATCCTATCACATCCTGCCGCGGGGACCAGGGGTCACCCACCCTGGTGCTACTGCAGAGCTCACCTCCCACAGTCCCTCCTCGTTCACTCCGGTTCCTAGGGCAGCCCCACGCGGCACAGTGTGCTTCTCCCCGAGCCTGTGAGCGTTCTGTGACCGAGGAACGGCCCTCAACCTTGTCTGCCCAGTGTCGCCTGTTGTGTGTTGAGCCACCGCATAAGCCCAGGGCGGGAATCCTTCCCTCACgtgcaggaggaagaggaagcgATCAGGACACCTCACCTCCTAGCTTGTGCAGTGCCTTTTCTCCATGTCCCTATTCTCTGTCCCCGTCACTTATTGCATGGTTTGAGCTCGCTACAGTATGAACCACCAGCAGCCAACTTTGTGTCCTGGTCACTGCTGCATTCTTGAGAGCTAGCATAGAGGCGTCTGTACGCtacaaaaaaaattgttgaattaaagaatgaatgaaggggacttccctggcagtccagtggttaagaccctgtacTTCtaatgcaaggggcatgggttcgatccctggttggggaactaagatctcacatgccacgctgccaaaaaaaaaataaatacatcaaaaaatttttttaaaaagaatgaatgaatggggttATTTTTGTGAATGTCTAAACACCCACTAATCTCTTAGCTCCTAAAGCATTGACCTTCTACTTGTGATATTTTCTTAGATTTTGGCTGCACTAGATAGTATATTTCACCTATTGTATCTGTGTTTAAATTTAGAGGGAAAACTTTTACTTTTACTATGATGTTGTTTTCCAGTTAGGTCATGGCAGGCAGTTGGCTAAGGACAGGCTGGACGGCTCTGCCTGGTCTGCCAGTTGCGTCTGGCCTTTCACAGAATCTCCGCTtcgcgtgtgtctgtgtgttatcTCATTAAATAGCTAATCCTGTTTACTGGCCTGTCCTTTCTCTGGGGACAGCCTTTCATGGGAACCCTTTGTCCCTGGCCCCGGAGGGATCTAACTCTAACCATTAAGAGACTATTGCTTTGTGCTGCTCAGACCAATCAGATCACGCAGCTAATTTTTGACCATTCATACCTTTTCTAAGTAATGTGAGAACAGTAGTTAAAGGGAGAGaagaggtggggactttgggggtttttttcctctggttATTTGAGATCTTAGGACCAGCACGTATTACTTTGttaaagtaaaaaggaaagagagacagagagagaaagagaggggggaggtggggaggaaggaaagagagagaaagaaagaaggaaggaaagaagagagaaggagggagggagggaggggaatatGACTTCGCCTAGTGCATGGCCCTTGGTCCTTCACTAAAAAGACTATCTGACCTCATGGTGCCTCCTAGAAGTAACCATCCTGATAACGGGACCTGGAAAGATTTCTTAGGGCACACCTGCTCCCTGGTCAGCACAATTTCGTGGTAGCTGTGTTAGTGGATTCTGTCCCTGTAGCAGACCGAAATGCCCCCTTGTCCATTTAGGATTCATTCTGTAGTCCAGGCTGTGttattcccctcccctccctgctgcctCCTCAGCACTCAATTCCTCTTCAATCACTAATAAACATGTgtttttttataaacatttccTTAATAATAATTTTCCCACATCTAACTAATACAGACTTTATGTTGAAATTTTGAAGTAAGGAGTTATAATGCATTTACCAAGATAACTATTAAAGATTATCTTTGCAAAGTCTGACTGTGTCAAACTGATGTAGAATTCTGCTGCTTACGATGAAAAGGGAGAGGGTGAAGAGGGCACACgtgtgaaagcactttggaaaatgcaaatcactCTACAAATATAACatgatattgttattattacttgtGTCCAGTGGCAAATGCATTTTCGTCATAGGGCCTCTCTTGCCTTCCACTAAGGCATTATGAAGACTATAGAGAGAGTGGCAGTTACTCTCTTATCTCCTCCTAacgggaaaaaaaaggtcatttccTCTAACTGTCATAAAAATGATTGCCAGATGAGtaacaaaatgtattttgttttcagGGAAAGAATATGGCAAAGCTGACGCAAGATGGCTTTATTTGGATCCAACTATTGTGTCTTTGGAAATTCTGACTGTCGTTCTGGGTGGGTTTCTGGCATTGGTTCTCATTTATGCCATCGTCGAAGAGAAACATTATCGGTAAGtgctcttctcctctcctccggAAAAAAGGAGGAACATTAGCTGTCCCAACGCCAGCGTGACATTTGGAGGGGATAATGACCAGAGTTCTTTGTTAGACAAAAAGTAGACTAGAAACGAAAATTGTTTGATATTAGTTAAGGATCATGGTGCCACCAGGATAATTTCAGACCATTCAgaataaaaaatatgagaaatatgATTGTATTGGCAACCTAGATGCTGTATAGACAAGCACGGTGGTGACAGCATTGGATGATTTGCCACCAGTATTTTGGAGAATCAAAAGGTAATATCTGCATCCTTTCCCTCCAGCTCATTCTAGAAAACTCCCATTCCGCTTGACACAAAGAAAAATCTCTTATGTAATTCTGAGGTAGACATGCAAGATAAATAAGACATCTTTCCAGAAGCAGGCTGTGGAGGGTATGAGGAAGGCAAAAGAGTGAGGAGACGGAGGAGAAAGATGGCAGATTAACCATCCATCAATCAGACCCTGAAACTTTGAACTCTGCTTCctgcctccctttccttcctctccatcttAGGGACAGAGTGACCTGGGACAAACAGATTGCTATCCTGGGGATGATTCCCTAAAACATTGTCAAGTAGGCACAACGGCATTCCATTTTCCACCATCTTGTATCAAAGAAGAAGTCTTATGTAAAGCTGCATCATAAAATTTCAGATTTGAAAGAGATCTCAAAGGTCATTTAATCCACTTTCCCCCACCCAGTTTTACATAGAGAGTTGGCAGGAAGAATTAAATTTCTCCTGGGTGCCTTACATGTCTTTGACTCCATGATCGTGGTTGTAGATTTACTACAtgcacccatttgtttattatttcaaatatttaacacaTATGCATTGTTGAATATGTGCCGGGCACAGTGCTTTATCtacatatctcatttaatctccacaatatTATTCGAGGAAGGGACTATTATTATCCCTTTTACAGCAGGTGAAATTGCGGCTCATAGAGAGATTCACATCCAGGTCTCTCTTTACTGGGTCAGGTGTGACCTCACTAAATCTTCCAAAGAATAGGACAGGATACCCAAGAGACCTTCTTTAACTCTGAGGATAACCTTCTAGGAAAGGCACTATTGCTTCTCCAAGGAAAGCATGGGTCTTCATTAATTATCAATTTGCCCCATCAAAGGAGCTCTACGTAAAACCTGGGGTCCAACTTCAGGGAGGCTTTCTGCCGTGGAAGACCATTGAAGCTGCTGGCAGTTTCATcccttgtctctttctctctaacAGGCATTTCATACAGATCACCCTGTGCGTGTGTGAATTGTATGGCGGGTGGATGACCTTCTGCCCAGACTGGCTTATGGGAAGCCCCAACCTCAACACCAACAATTGGCTCTACTTTTGGGTCTATCTGGTATTTTTCAATGGTGTTTGGGTTCTGATTCCAGGACTGTTACTGTGGCAGTCATGGGTAGAACTCAAGAAAATGCATCACAAAGGATTCAATTCAGGCAAAAAGTTACAGTGAATTTTCAAAATCATAAACACCATCAGCGTGCTTTATGAGCCAGAATGAATCAAACCTCTTTGTTGGGCCAAAATGTAATACATTCCAGTCTatacttttcttttatattgtcATTCTTGAACAGCCTAATTGCTTTCGATTGAATCAGTTTCAAATGGACTGTAAGGTTGACAAGTTTTGGCTGTTGTTTTTTCCAATTAAATGGCAATACAGGGAACAGAATAAATTTTAACTTGTAATAATAACACATTTAATTATATACTTTTATGGCTAGCATTAATTGTTCTACATTAATAAAGCCAATTATCATGAAATGCTGTAGAGCatgttatattaattttttatttcaaagaacatATTGTTGCTTCAACCTTTGATCTTCCCTCCAGTcttttggttaccaaagtggaaccAGAAATGAAATGAGTGCTTCTGTTTTGCATTTGTACTTTATCAAATTTGTGAAGCCAACAAAAAATGATAGTGGAAGGAATTTGTGAGTGGGGTAACTCCTCATGGGTGAACACTGGGGTTTCACACAGATGATTGATTTATATCTGTCCTTTTTTAAGGAGGAAGATTTAAGATACCttacaaaaatacaataaaaaataaatcaggaaataGGAACATAGGGAAAATGAGTGAGAAACAATAAGATGAAGGTAAAATTAATATGCAAAATGCATGCCGTGACGTCGTATATAACTGATAGAAGTGAAGCATAAATTTAACACTTACCTTCAGTACCAAGAGGAAGACATGATCACACCATGTTTCAGAAAACACTCGTTTTGGCAGATGGCTGTAGCAGTTCCGTCGGAGGTGGGGAGCGGGTACTCACATTAACTTGTTCAACACCTGACTTTCTTACTAGCCTGTTAGCTCACAGATGTATTCTCTGCCTAGAAGAGTGCCCGGCATATACACCAGGCACTTGGTTGGTTGTGGTGGATGCTGTCACTTAGCTCAGTCTGCATTGCCCCTCCTTCTAAGTGTCCTCTTATCCTGCAGAGAGCTGCAGGTTGTGGTCCTGGATGCAAAATTTGCTGTCACCTTTCAGAGGTACTTGTGAGTGGTTTGGAGGGTGAAAGCATGGAGACCGTCTTCAGCTGTTCCTTGTTTACTTTTGCTGTTTTGTGGCGACAGGTAATGTCTATGACTATGGAAACGTGAGGGTTTGGAGCGTTAGCACATCGAGCGTTCAGCTTCGTGGGTACTGAGAGGCGGTTCTGGTTGGGGCAGTGGGAGTAAAGGGTTTGCGGGCTGAGGAGCTCCAGTGGTGGCCTCACTGGCAGTGCCTGCCTTGGGAGGGTCCGTCTTGTGGTCGTCTGGGAGCCATTCCTAGAAGCTGAGCCAAGCACCTACTCGTGGAGCCCTCCAGTGATTTTTATAAGCATCCTCTATGAAATCCTCCTGCTTAAAACACCTAGAGTCATTGCTGTTTTCTATGCTTTTATCCTGAATGATACCTGACTATGATATCCGTTGAATATTGAGTAAGTCTGGCCAAGTAAGTTTGAGGAATATTACGTTAGCACATTAAAGACTTTAGAAGTCCTGCCGTGAAGAAACTAGATTAACTTGTTTAACCCAGCTTTTCCCAACATATTTACCAGACCACTTTAACAAGTAGGATGGTGTTTCATGGAACATCAGATAGGGAAGCACTGAGTAACAGAGTTCAGTTTTcatgagattaaaaacaaaccagTTGCCAATAAACaactaaaatagaatttttaaaaataccatttactatAACATCAAAACATTCTAATATTTAGGGGAAAATTGAAAGATATGAAGGCttgcacagaaaacaaaaacaactataaaacattgagagAAGTTAAATGAGACCTAAATAAGCAGAGAGATATGTCATGTTCATGGAATGGAAGGCTCAATATTGTAAAGaagtcaattctccccaaattgagctatagattcaatgtaatcccaatcaaaatcccaacagatttatctatttatcattttttaaatgattacaagttgattttaagatattttatggcAATGCAAAGGGCCAAGAGGGCGAAGACAATGTTGTAGAAGCATAAAGCTGGAGGACTTACTCTACCAGACATCACGTCTTAatataaagccacagtaattaaGGCAATGTGGTATTGGCACCAGAAAGCCAACAGACggatagaccaatggaacagactagaaagtccagaaacagaccttcCTGTATATGGACACTGGATTTAGAAAAAGGTGCCACTGCagaacaatggggaaaggatggtcttttcaataaatggtactgggtcAGTTGCATGTCCATGTGGGAAAAATGAATTTTGATCCTTATATCATGCACCATATCAACGCCAGGTGAATTgttgattttagtttttttaattatttattcatttttggctgcgttgggtctttgttgctgctcacgggctttctctagttccggcgagtgggggctactcttcgttgtggtgcgcgggcttctcattgcagtgccttctctttgttgcggagcacaggctctaggtgcatgggcttattgATTTTAATGTGAAAGGCAAACAATAAatcttcaagaagaaaaaaaagtagaagaatatattcttaaaaaggATACGGAAAGCTGCAATAagtttgactacattaaaatcaAGTACTTCTGCTCATCAGAATTCaccattaagagaataaaaaaggaagcCAGGGACTTATctggtggcagtggttaagaacccacctgccagtgcaggggacatgggttcgatccctggtccgggaggatcccacatgccgcggagcaactgagcccgtgcgccacaactactgagcctgcactctagagcacgcgagccatgactactgagcttgcgtgccaaaactactgaagcctgcacaccgagagcccgtgctccacaacaagagaagccaccgcaatgagaagcccgcacaccgcaactagagaaagcccgcatgcagtaaggaaaacccaacgcagccaaaaataaattaaataaagaagaaaaaaaaaaaacgagaagGTAGAAGACATTTGTAGTTCATATAATTGACAAAAGACCTATCCCAATGGGTAAATTAATTAGAGAAAGACTTACAATCTAATAGAAAAGTTGACAAGATATTTGAATAAATACTTCACAAAAGAGAAGGGAATTCAGGAAATGATAATTGAGGCCACAATAAGATGTTGCTATACACCTATAAAAATGGCTAAAACTAAAAGGACTGACAATTATGAgggttggtgaagatgtggaaccactggaactttcatacactgctggtggaatgtAAAGTAGAAAACTACTTTGAAATTAAACTGAACGTGTGCAAGCCCTAAAACCCAGTAATCTGACTCTTAGGTATACTTCACagaagtgcttactatgtgtaccagaatggcagcattattcataataaccccaagccggaaacaacctaaatgagtaaattgtggtatatacatacaatggactactgTACAGTGAAAATTATAGGAATGAAAATTAACAACCTACTTCtcataacaacatggatgaattagtgataagtgaaagaaatagtgataagtgaaagaagccagactaaaaggatacacattgtatgattccatttttgtaaTGTAAGGTTCAAAAACAGATAAAACTGTGGTGTTAAAGATCAGGACAGATTGCCTCTGGGGAATAGGGTGTGGGTATAGTGATGGGGAGAAGGCATGAAGGGGCTTCTGAGGTGctggtaatgttttatttttttcctttgagcggTTGTTATAATTTGCGATAATTCATTCAGCTGTACCTTTATGAATGGTGTGCTTTTCTCTatatatgttatacttcaatttaaacattttatttttaaagattcccgGCATGAAGCCCTGAAATATGTCTCCAGTGGGTCCTCATGAAGAGGATGCTATGTCCTTGACAACAGAATTTAGTACAACTCGGGCTGTTTCTAACAGTGTCCCCCACGTGGGCTGAAGGCAGGACGCCAGAGAGAGAGTCTGTAAAAGCCTTTCTATGAGGGATTACCCAGTTGTTCCCAGTACTTTGCTCTCTGCTGATCTGGCTCAATCCGAGGGTaaacagaggagagaaaaatggaTGGGCTGCGTATCCTGCAGGCACTCCTGAAAACATGATTTTTCTCAGCTGAGTTTTTGCTGAGTATTGGATGGGAGAGAAATGGAGATTATAGACTCTGACAGGAACTTGGAGGACAGATACATTCTACTGCCAAGGAAGGACAGATCTAAATGTTTTAACCCTTAAGTGAGTTGGAAGAAAGATTGATGTCCCCATATGAAGTCTAACAGGTCACTGAGAATAGAAGCCCATCTCCCTGTGACAGGGAGGTAGGGGCAAGGTGAGATAGGTAATACTGTATTTCATTAACTCTAAGATAGATAGTTTCCAcccacattttaacattttaaaaattagaatgtatTTTACAGTTGATGTGTCATAATTGAGTTGGCAGTgttttttcttacaaaaatataATGCATCTTATAATTGATGGCATCTTAGATTCAATTAAATAGGTCACTGCCTTCAATATTGTTCCTCTTTTCAAGCCTCGATATCTCCAACTACTTGGAGGTGAtagttcaaatatattttaagtctAAATTTTGCTTGGGCCATAGAAGGCATATTTGGATGAACATATCAAATGATTCGCAATAAGTTATGAATTGCTTATGTTGATGGTAACTAGATTCCTGCAGACTGTCCATCACTCCCCAGTATTGTTTACACTATAAATTTCCTCTGCATACTCTGCCTTTCCAGATAATGTTGAGGCAACTGTCAGCATAACCCATCTAAAATCAGAGTCTAAATGATGACGTTTTCTTGTATTTAATTATGTCAGCTTTACAACTCCTGAAGTGCTAGCACTGAGGCTCCAGGAAAAGTCTGCAGACTGCAAtatgaaatagtaaaataaaactttgtcCAAAAAAGGCTTGATGGAAACCAAAATGCACAGAGTTTGGAGAAgaatcctttgttttctttttttttttttcaaattattcttaAAATCCATGagcccttttttgtttgtttggtttgaaaGCTGGAGTTtggatctaaaaataaataatttataatgagAATAATTGGGCAAAACCATGAGTGAGAAAGGTTAACTGTTTCTGTCCTTACTTTTAATAAAATGCCCTTGAAGTAATAAGGAGGGGCCTGGCAGGCCTCCTCCACCCACTGTGCTTTTAGAAACTCTACATCTTCTCTCCCTTTCCAGTGACAGACCCGATCTAACAAAATCCATATCCCACCGCCACTTCACTGCAGGAGGCAAATCACATCCATTAATTCACATTAAGATGCTAATAACTGATAGTGGTTTGATGTATTATCTGTCCCGAAtatatttgcattaaaaaaatatacaattgATTCATGCCCGTTGCTGAAAAATGGAAAATccagataagcaaaaagaaaaaaataatcattaccCCCAGTATCATCAGACAGAACCACTATTACAAATTTAGCTTCCATTTCTCAAGCTCTTGTCTGTGCTTGTATTACCATTTGGGGGAGGCTTTTAACATTTGAAGAAGAACTTTAACCTCCCCCCTAACTTTCTCTCTGTCCCTTGCCCCAGATTTATCATCCAAGAAGTAGCAGTTCTACATGTACACACAAAACCGACTGGATAGTATTACAGAACATGCTCCCATTCTTGAGAAATTCATGCGCTTATAGAGGTTGATAGGTAGcagttatcatttatttttggaaacCTTAGATGTTTATGTCCACACAGATCAAGTTGACATCTTAAAATATTGGATTGGCCACCTCCCATCTCTTCCAGGGAGGGATCCAGTATGCTGAGTGTGCTGCGGTGTTActttttaggtgtttaatccCTTCCCCTCCAGAAGCCTTCCCTCAGTCCCCCAGGAGTCAGAAGGGGAGGACTCTGAATTCTCGTAGCCCTTGTCTGTGTCACTTCAGTGGCCCTggattgttttgttatttttgacaTCCACCTTCCCAACTACACAGGGGCCCCTCAAGGCCATGCTTAGAATCCTAGAATCATGTATTGTTTAAAGGGGCCTTGGACAGGTCCAGTTCATAtacgaggagactgaggctcggaGGGGTTAGataacctgcccaaggccacagagctttTCCGTGAACTAGAACGTAGTTCACTTAAAAGTACTCTTTCTAGCCCAACAGTGTTAGACATGTTCCCAGAAGCCTACAAGCTATGAAAATTATTcaattttgtggaaaaaaaaatttaacctcaGCACATTTCTGACCATCTAGGTCTATTCATTATACTTGAGTAGCCTCTCaatttcattgttttgattttgtgTTTTGTATTGTCCTGTAAGTATTTTTCACTGGTTGGACCAAGTGGTCAGGTGGCAGCAGTTAACGTCAATGCTTTGGTTTTTCTAGGGGGAGAGGTGACAAAGTGGAGGACGTGCTCTCAGGGTCCCCACTTTTTCAAATTTGAGCAACACTCCAGCACAGCACATGACTTCTTGTTCCCCACAAATGTGTTTGCTGATGAtgcattttagtttaaaaataaattaaatattctgtCTTGGCCTCTCATTTCTGATTCACTGTATTGTGCTGAAAGTAACTGTGAACAGATTTTTGGCATTTCTTGGTAGCATTTTGGGAGTTGGACTGATTTTGGTCCCGGGGttggggatgggagggtgggatCGAATCACTAAGAACTGGAAGCaggaaatgggtctcactggtgTGCCCTTGAGTGCCCACAGTTTGAACTGTCTCCATGAAGTCAGTGCTTGTCCGGTGATGGGACCACAAATATTCATGCTCCCTGCAACAGTGACATCTGGTGGCCCTGGGGTAATAGGACAGCAGTCGAGTGGCTGATCTGTGCATTTTGATGAGATGACCTTATTCTATATATACTTGTCGCCGTAGGAGCCACTGCCCTTTCCCAGGGAGCCCCGTTTCCTCCTGTGACACACCCACCTCCAATCATCCTTCACCCAGGAAGCACCTGCAGCAGCGCCCCTGCTTCCTGGGGGCACTCTTCTCCCAGGCCCCCTGGCCGCCGGGCTGGGAAGAAGTGGACTTGCCCCATCTGGTGCGTGTCAGCCGCCAGTGGCCACGTCAGGCCAGGCCTGGCCTGGATTCTGGTGTTCGAGGGCCAGTGATTTACTGCCTGCCTGGGCAGCAGGTGGCTGGGGTATTTTTAGTGTCTGGAGCCTTTAGGAGAAGGGTTGGGTGTGGGCAGGAGGCAGTGATGAGGTCTGGGGGAGTTGGCTCTTCCAAGGTTCAAGTTGAAAGCCTCCtaattgtgggggggggggggggtctgtttCCTAACCTCCTGTAGGCTTTCAGGTTCTTGGTACGTCTTCTTGAATCTGTCtaccttttttcctttgcttggTCAGTTTGCAAGCATGAACTAGAGAAGGTGGAAACCTTTGGGATGCCGAGTTGTTTGGTATCTAGGAAAACACTGGGTACTATTAACGCCCTGCACCTGTATTCATTCCACTTCAGAGCTCTTTTCTGTTCGTTGTATTATCTGATCCTCACGATAATCCCTCACGCTCCGTGGATAGGGATTATCATCTTCCTTCTGCAGAAGAAGAACCTGGCCACGAAAGGTGAGCATCTGTCCCGCGCCACGGGGAGCACACGGGACAGAACTTGGAGCCGAGCTCTGCCGGTTTTGCCGCTAAGCGGTGCTGACTTAGAACCCGCTGCCCCGGCTCACGTGCCGTGGGATTTGGGGCAAAGATGCTTGGCTCGTCAGTCTCCTT
The nucleotide sequence above comes from Balaenoptera ricei isolate mBalRic1 chromosome 18, mBalRic1.hap2, whole genome shotgun sequence. Encoded proteins:
- the EBPL gene encoding emopamil-binding protein-like isoform X1 codes for the protein MRGGWELGAAAGGPLLLCAALLAVGCALGLRLGRGLGAADRGALAWLCFDALVHFALVNCINQHLVLQLSFARRRNRQKNKPLSCSLEGPFVYLSLVGNITDSDALIASLWKEYGKADARWLYLDPTIVSLEILTVVLGGFLALVLIYAIVEEKHYRHFIQITLCVCELYGGWMTFCPDWLMGSPNLNTNNWLYFWVYLVFFNGVWVLIPGLLLWQSWVELKKMHHKGFNSGKKLQ
- the EBPL gene encoding emopamil-binding protein-like isoform X2, which codes for MRGGWELGAAAGGPLLLCAALLAVGCALGLRLGRGLGAADRGALAWLCFDALVHFALEGPFVYLSLVGNITDSDALIASLWKEYGKADARWLYLDPTIVSLEILTVVLGGFLALVLIYAIVEEKHYRHFIQITLCVCELYGGWMTFCPDWLMGSPNLNTNNWLYFWVYLVFFNGVWVLIPGLLLWQSWVELKKMHHKGFNSGKKLQ